The DNA region ATACGGTATGTATCAAACAGCAAATATTCCTCAGGATCAATTAAACAACCCTGCTTTAATAGTAGATATTACTACAAGAGTTCAAAAGGCTTATAATGATGCTAAAGGTAAAACTCTAAAACTTAGAGCAGCTTTCACTTTGGGCGGACTTTATTTTGATGTTGCTAATTATAATGAAGCTAAAAAATATTATCAGGAAGTGGCAAACTCTAGAGGTTTTTATTTACAGCCAGCAGCTTCATACAATTTGGCTAATGTATTAATAGAGCAAACTAATTATACAGAAGCAGCTACTGTTTTAGAAAACTTCACTAAAGCATATCCTAAAAATTATTTAACTCCTCAAGCAACTTTAACATTATCTGATGTATATAGAAAACAAAATGATAAAACTAAAGCTATTAATGTATTAAGAACTTGGGTAAACAACAATACTAATAATACAGAATATTTTAATATATTTAATGAAACTATCACTCTTATAGAAAATAATATATATTAATTTTTTATTAATTTTAAGGAAAAAACATTGAATAATAATGCTCCTATCATAGTTCAGGGCGATGGTACTATTTTATTAGATGTAAGTACAGAGCATTTTGAAGAAATAAGAAATTTTTTGCTTGTATTTGCAGAGCTTGTAAAGAGTCCTGAATATATTCATACATATAGAATTACATTAGTATCATTATGGAATGCTGCTAGTTTGAATTATACAGCTCAGTCTATAATAGATTTTTTAAAGAAATATTCTTCTTATGATATACCAAAAAACATTGTAAAACAAATAGAAAGCAGTATATCAAAATACGGAAGAATAAAAATTATTAAAGAAGATGATGATAAATATTATCTTGTAAGCGATGATGAAAGCATTATAGAAGAAGTATTGCATTATAAGGCAATGGTAAAATATATTAAAAGAGAAGTTAATGACAATAAAATAGAGATAGACCCAATTTACAGAGGTCATATAAAATTAGCTCTTATAAATATAGGATACCCTGTAGAAGATTTAGCTGGTTATAAAACAGGAGAAGAGTATCATTTTAATTTAAGAAACAAGCTTTTATCTAATGGTGAAGATTTTTCTTTGAGAGAGTATCAATTAAATGCGATAGAAGCTTTTTATGCAAATGGGCGTCCTGAGGGTGGGGCTGGTGTTATAGCTTTGCCTTGCGGTACTGGTAAAACTGTTGTAGGAATAGCTGCTATGAGTAAGATGCAGACAAAAACTCTTATAATAGTTACAGGGGTTACAGCTTGCAGACAGTGGAGAGATGAGATATTAGATAAAACAGATATACCAAAAGAAGATATTGGCGAGTATAATGGACTCAACAAAGAAATAAAACCTATAACAATAGCTACATACAAAATACTTACATATAGAAAAGACAAAGAATCTCCTTTTGTGCATTTTGAATTATTTTTTAAGCATAATTGGGGGCTTATAATATATGATGAGGTTCATTTGCTTCCTGCTCCTATAATAAAGCTTACAAGTGAGATTCAGAGTATGAGAAGGCTTGGGCTTACTGCTACTTTAGTGCGCGAGGACGGGCTTGAAAAAGATGTATTTTGTCTTATTGGACCTAAGAAGTTTGATATGCCTTGGAGGGAGCTTGAAGAGAAGAAGTTTATTGCTGAGGCTTATTGTTATGATTTGAGAATACCGCTTGACAATGAGCAGAGGGCTGATTATGTGGTTTCTAGCGATAAAGTGAAGTTTAGAATTGCAAGCGAAAATATACTTAAATACGAAATAGTTAAAAAAATCATCAAAAAACTAGAAGGCAAAAACATACTAATTATAGGGCAGTATTTAAATCAGCTTAATGAGATGAAAAGACAAACTGGATATACAATCATTACAGGTAAAACTCCTCAAGCTGAAAGAGATGAGATTTATAAAAAGTTTAAGTCTGGTGAAATAAAAATACTTATAGTAAGCAAAGTAGCTAATTTGGCAGTTGATTTGCCTGATGCTAATGTATTAATACAGATATCTGGTACTTTTGGTTCTAGACAGGAAGAAGCTCAAAGGTTAGGACGTGTTCTTCGTCCGAAAAAAGGTGAAAATAAAAGCTATTTCTTTTCGGTTATTACAAGCGATACAAAAGAAGAAGATTTCTCTCATAAAAGACAATTATTTCTTACAGAGCAGGGATATCATTATGAGCTTTTGGATATGGCTTCTTTTGAAGAGCTTACTTTTTCAAAATAAAATTTAAATTATTAATTAAATATAAAAAAACACTCTATAGAGAACCTATAGAGTGAAAGTAATGGGTTTGTATATATATCTTAAGAGTGCAACAAATGACGTTTGTGCTATTTATATAAACATATTATAATAAAAATAGTAAAATATTATGGAAAAATAACATAAAAAAAAATGGGGCTTATGAAAACATCATAAGCCCTTCATAATAGTGTTAGGAGTCTGATAATAATGAATAATTACTTATCTTTTAGTTATACTTATATAACCCAATAATTTAGTTTAGGTAAAATAGCCAAAAATATTAATACTATTGATTTTTATTTTTATAAACATTTTCTTTTTTTGAAATATTAAATTTTGATAATATATAAACTATTCCAATTAGAAATCTCAAAAAATACATAGATGTTGTATAAATAGGGTGAAGTAGTAATTTTTTCCATTTGCCTTTTTCTATATATACACCAAAATAGCGATAAAATAATCCAAATTGTTTTTTGGTAGTTTCATCATATCCCCATTTATCAAAGTAATTATTAAAGTTTGAAGCGTAGTAGCTTTTTTTTACTATATATTGTTTGAGTGTATGATTTTCATGATGATATAGAGGAGATTTTATTATATCAACATCTCCTATTTGTTTTATGCGTCTGTCAATATCCCAATCTTCTGTGCCGTTTAAATTTGAATCGAAACCTCCTATTTTTATGAATGCTTCTTTTCTAAAAAAACGAACAGCATCTATTACAGTGGCATCATAAAAAGAGCGTTCAAAACTTCTCACTCTATTAAAAAAACTATTTCCAAATATTTTCTCTGGTATATATAATGCTTGAATATTTTTATTGCTATTAAAAACTTCCAAGCATTCTGTTATAACATTTTCTGAGAGAGTCATATCAACATCTAAAAATCCTATTATTTCACCGCTTGACATTTCAGCTCCATAGTTTCTTTGAGCAGAGCGTTCAGGGCCTTTAATAAAAGTTTTAGCTCCTAATTCTTTTGCTATTTCTACGGTTCTGTCAGTTGAGTTGTTGTCTACTAATATTATTTCTGTATCTTTATAATTAGAGTTTTTTACAGCATTTATGCAATCAGCAATAAAGCTTTCAGAGTTTCTTGTTGTGATGATTATGCTTACCATTAGTATTTCCAAAAGTATTTTTTAAAAAGTTATATATATAAATAACTATATTTTATAAAAAATAAATCTAGAGTTTTACTATAACTGTATGTAAAGCTATATTCAAATCTAATAATTTATCTTCCATATAAAGTATAATTATTTTGATATTGTTTTTAACTTGCACTTTTTGGTTCTTTTGACGAAGTCCGCACCGCGACCGAAGGAAGTGCCTGTGGGTGCGAGCTGCGGGAAAAAGAACAACAAAAAAACATAAACTTAAAATGATACAAAAAAATAACAAGAGTTATTAATAAAAGCTCTTGTTATTTAATTTCAAAAAATAAAATTAATTATTCTTAGCTCTCCAAGTTTCTTTTTCAAATTCATTAGCAATACCTACCAATGATTCATCTAAATCTATTTGAAGTACAGCATTAAAATTGTTAGTAGCCATCATTTGAGCTGCAAAACCTACTATAGTAACTATTTCAGAATCATTAAAATATTTTTTTAAGTTATTCATAAGTTCATCAGTTACACCATTAGGGTCTTTTACCATTTGTTTGCCTAATTCTGATAATAATTTTTCTTTTTCATCTAATTTAAGATTTTTAGGGTCATCGCCTATAGCTTTCAAATCTCTTATAAAAAATAAAGAACAAAGCATACAGCCATTTGTAGTAGAAACACTATGTGCTAGTATCATAGCAGCTCTTTTTCCTACAACTTCTACCAATCTTTCAAAAGATACATACCAACCCATAAATGCTTCATATGTTGCATAATCATTTAAAAGTGCTTTTTTCATGTTTGTAACATTACCGCTTTTTTTTAATTGATAATCAAAAGCCTCTTTTACTTTGCCTTGAGCTTCTTCATATTGCATAAACTTCACTCTTGCCATAATTTTACTCCTAATATAAAAGCTTTATAAAAAAATATTATATTATAAGAAAATAATTTAATATAATTTTTTAATGATGCAATGATAAACAACATTTATAACTAAGTCAAGCAGTTTTATTATTGTTTAAAAGTGTTTGTATAAAATAAAAAACTATTATATAATTTTTTATTATTATGTAAAATATAGGTTATTATTATTTATAAAATTCAAATTATTAGATATGGACATTATGAGAAAAATAGCATTTATAATTTTTGTATTATCATTTAATTTATTATTCGCACAAGAAGAAGAAAAGCTTCCTCCAATGCCTCCAGATAATCCAGAGGTAATACCTATGAGTGAAATAAAAGAGGGTATGGAAGGAGTAGGCTACACTGTAATACATGGTACAAATGTAGAGCCATTTAAAGTAAAAGTAATATCTGTATTAAGAAAGATGTGGAATGGAAGCGACGCTATACTTATACAGCTAGAGGGGCTTAATTTAGAGCATTCTGGCACTGTTGCGGGAATGAGCGGCTCTCCTATATATTTTGACGGTAAAATAGCAGGTGCTTTAGCTTTTGGCTGGAATTATTCTAAAGACCCTATTGCTGGTGTTACTCCTATAGAAGAGATGTATAAATTATATAATGACACTAATGTAAGACCTACAGGATCAAAGGGAGGAAATGCTTTACAGACTCCTTTAATGTTTTCTGGATTTAATGCTAATTCTTTTAATGAATATTCTTCAAAGTTTAAAGAGATGGGCTTTTACCCTATGCAAGCTGGCGGAACTGTATCAGACACTAATCAAAGCAGTAAGTTTTTATTTGGAGATTCTGTTGCTATAGTTTTGGTTGATGGAGATTTATCTATAGCGGGAGTTGGTACTGTTTCTCATACTGATGATGAGAAGTTTTTGCTTTTTGGTCACTCTATGTGGGGCAAAGGGCATTTGAGAGCTCCTGTTTCAAGGGCTTATATTAATCATATAGTGGCATCTGTTGCTTCTTCTTTTAAGATTGGTGCTGCTTATTCTAATTATTTAGGTTATACTGTTTATGACGGTACTTTTGGGGTGTCTGGTGTATATGGTGAAGTACCTGAAGATACTATGATACCTGTTAGTCTTAAAGTTGAAGACCAGAACTTTTTAAATAGAGATTTTAATTTAAGAGTATTAAATGACCCTACATATTTTTCACAGCTTCTTTCTATGGCTATATATGAGGCTATTAGTTCTACTGCAGGAAGCGAAGAGGAAGGGGTGTTTAGCATAAGCTATGAGATTGAAACTGATTATTTTGATGAGCCTTATAAAATAGAAGAGAGAATACTTTCTTATTCTTCAAAAGATGCTTTTAGAGAGGCTATTAATCAGCTTGTAGCTCCTATAGATTTCTTTATATACAATAACTTTAATAGGGTAGCTATAAAATCTATTAAATTATCTGTAAAAAGAAGCAATTTGGAATATGGTTTTATTAATGATATTACATTATTAGAGCCTAGAGCTGTTGCAGGAGAGACTATACATTTAAGAGTTGGTGTTACTCCTTACGGCAAAGAAAAAACTTATGTAGATATACCTGTAAAATTGCCTGTTAATCTTAATACTGATGTTTATTCTATATATGCTGCCAATGAATATATATATGCTTATGCACAAAAATTGTTTATGCCGAGTAAATATAAAATTAGAAGTTTAGATGATGTAATGAAATATTATAACAAGTCTTATGATGATAAGGCATTAAAGGTTTGGCTGTATTCATCATCGAGAGGAGTTCAGATAGGGGAGTATTCTTACCCAACGCTTCCTATGTCTAAATATGGTGTAATGGCAAAAGATGCTACATCAGACAAGGCGGCTGTTATTACTGATATAAATGGAAATTATAATATGCCATATTCTATACTTGGTTTAATGAAAATAGATATAATAATTGAAGGGGCTAAAAAATATGAAAATCGCTAAGATAATTTTTATACTGCAAACTATACTAATATTATCATCTTCGAATGTTTTTGCTGTTGTAACAAGAAGTTATGCAAGCACAAAAAAAGGTTTTTATGATAATGGACTTTACAATGGAATAATGCTTACAGAGCAAGGTTCTTTGAGTTTAGCTCCTCTAATAGAGAAAGAAAGTTCTATAGACGGCAAATAT from Brachyspira pilosicoli P43/6/78 includes:
- a CDS encoding tetratricopeptide repeat protein — translated: MSENTTSKLQKNAELIFTYVYNNKVIFISGFVLIIAIIAGILIYNMNIENADKETAANFEEALALYGMYQTANIPQDQLNNPALIVDITTRVQKAYNDAKGKTLKLRAAFTLGGLYFDVANYNEAKKYYQEVANSRGFYLQPAASYNLANVLIEQTNYTEAATVLENFTKAYPKNYLTPQATLTLSDVYRKQNDKTKAINVLRTWVNNNTNNTEYFNIFNETITLIENNIY
- a CDS encoding DNA repair helicase XPB, encoding MNNNAPIIVQGDGTILLDVSTEHFEEIRNFLLVFAELVKSPEYIHTYRITLVSLWNAASLNYTAQSIIDFLKKYSSYDIPKNIVKQIESSISKYGRIKIIKEDDDKYYLVSDDESIIEEVLHYKAMVKYIKREVNDNKIEIDPIYRGHIKLALINIGYPVEDLAGYKTGEEYHFNLRNKLLSNGEDFSLREYQLNAIEAFYANGRPEGGAGVIALPCGTGKTVVGIAAMSKMQTKTLIIVTGVTACRQWRDEILDKTDIPKEDIGEYNGLNKEIKPITIATYKILTYRKDKESPFVHFELFFKHNWGLIIYDEVHLLPAPIIKLTSEIQSMRRLGLTATLVREDGLEKDVFCLIGPKKFDMPWRELEEKKFIAEAYCYDLRIPLDNEQRADYVVSSDKVKFRIASENILKYEIVKKIIKKLEGKNILIIGQYLNQLNEMKRQTGYTIITGKTPQAERDEIYKKFKSGEIKILIVSKVANLAVDLPDANVLIQISGTFGSRQEEAQRLGRVLRPKKGENKSYFFSVITSDTKEEDFSHKRQLFLTEQGYHYELLDMASFEELTFSK
- a CDS encoding glycosyltransferase, whose product is MVSIIITTRNSESFIADCINAVKNSNYKDTEIILVDNNSTDRTVEIAKELGAKTFIKGPERSAQRNYGAEMSSGEIIGFLDVDMTLSENVITECLEVFNSNKNIQALYIPEKIFGNSFFNRVRSFERSFYDATVIDAVRFFRKEAFIKIGGFDSNLNGTEDWDIDRRIKQIGDVDIIKSPLYHHENHTLKQYIVKKSYYASNFNNYFDKWGYDETTKKQFGLFYRYFGVYIEKGKWKKLLLHPIYTTSMYFLRFLIGIVYILSKFNISKKENVYKNKNQ
- a CDS encoding carboxymuconolactone decarboxylase family protein, which encodes MARVKFMQYEEAQGKVKEAFDYQLKKSGNVTNMKKALLNDYATYEAFMGWYVSFERLVEVVGKRAAMILAHSVSTTNGCMLCSLFFIRDLKAIGDDPKNLKLDEKEKLLSELGKQMVKDPNGVTDELMNNLKKYFNDSEIVTIVGFAAQMMATNNFNAVLQIDLDESLVGIANEFEKETWRAKNN
- a CDS encoding SpoIVB peptidase S55 domain-containing protein; translated protein: MDIMRKIAFIIFVLSFNLLFAQEEEKLPPMPPDNPEVIPMSEIKEGMEGVGYTVIHGTNVEPFKVKVISVLRKMWNGSDAILIQLEGLNLEHSGTVAGMSGSPIYFDGKIAGALAFGWNYSKDPIAGVTPIEEMYKLYNDTNVRPTGSKGGNALQTPLMFSGFNANSFNEYSSKFKEMGFYPMQAGGTVSDTNQSSKFLFGDSVAIVLVDGDLSIAGVGTVSHTDDEKFLLFGHSMWGKGHLRAPVSRAYINHIVASVASSFKIGAAYSNYLGYTVYDGTFGVSGVYGEVPEDTMIPVSLKVEDQNFLNRDFNLRVLNDPTYFSQLLSMAIYEAISSTAGSEEEGVFSISYEIETDYFDEPYKIEERILSYSSKDAFREAINQLVAPIDFFIYNNFNRVAIKSIKLSVKRSNLEYGFINDITLLEPRAVAGETIHLRVGVTPYGKEKTYVDIPVKLPVNLNTDVYSIYAANEYIYAYAQKLFMPSKYKIRSLDDVMKYYNKSYDDKALKVWLYSSSRGVQIGEYSYPTLPMSKYGVMAKDATSDKAAVITDINGNYNMPYSILGLMKIDIIIEGAKKYENR